A DNA window from Ficedula albicollis isolate OC2 chromosome 28, FicAlb1.5, whole genome shotgun sequence contains the following coding sequences:
- the LOC107604247 gene encoding uncharacterized protein LOC107604247, with product MLAVLVPAFSVLTPKSPIQTLVPAPSAPAPWPCSQYRHRAPGTGTMALFTVPAPCSRYRHHGAVHGTGTVLPVPAPWRCSRYRHRAPGTGTMALFTVPTPWRCSRYRHRAPGTGTMALFTVPAPCSRYRHHGAVHGTGTVLPVPAPWRCSRYRHHGSVHGTGSQCSRYRHHGAVHGTGTMALFTVPAPSAPGTGTMALFTVPAPWLCSRYRLPVLPVPAPWRCSRYRHHGSVHGTGSQCSRYRHHGAVHGTGTMALFTVPAPSAPGTGTMALFTVPAPCSRYRHHGAVHGTGTMALFTVPAPSAPGGTVRCLCLLRGSVCLSEVQHRGALTLPPSPAAAT from the exons ATGCTCGCAGTACTGGTACCGGCATTCTCCGTTCTGACACCGAAGTCCCCCATACAGACGCTGGTACCGGCTCCCAGTGCTCCGGCACCATGGCCCTGTTCACAGTACCGGCACCGTGCTCCCGGTACCGGCACCATGGCGCTGTTCACGGTACCGGCACCGTGCTCCCGGTACCGGCACCATGGCGCTGTTCACGGTACCGGCACCGTGCTCCCGGTACCGGCACCATGGCGCTGTTCACGGTACCGGCACCGTGCTCCCGGTACCGGCACCATGGCGCTGTTCACGGTAC CGACACCATGGCGCTGTTCACGGTACCGGCACCGTGCTCCCGGTACCGGCACCATGGCGCTGTTCACGGTACCGGCACCGTGCTCCCGGTACCGGCACCATGGCGCTGTTCACGGTACCGGCACCGTGCTCCCGGTACCGGCACCATGGCGCTGTTCACGGTACCGGCACCATGGCTCTGTTCACGGTACCGGCTCCCAGTGCTCCCGGTACCGGCACCATGGCGCTGTTCACGGTACCGGCACCATGGCTCTGTTCACGGTACCGGCTCCCAGTGCTCCCGGTACCGGCACCATGGCGCTGTTCACGGTACCGGCACCATGGCTCTGTTCACGGTACCGGCTCCCAGTGCTCCCGGTACCGGCACCATGGCGCTGTTCACGGTACCGGCACCATGGCTCTGTTCACGGTACCGGCTCCCAGTGCTCCCGGTACCGGCACCATGGCGCTGTTCACGGTACCGGCACCATGGCTCTGTTCACGGTACCGGCTCCCAGTGCTCCCGGTACCGGCACCATGGCGCTGTTCACGGTACCGGCACCGTGCTCCCGGTACCGGCACCATGGCGCTGTTCACGGTACCGGCACCATGGCTCTGTTCACGGTACCGGCTCCCAGTGCTCCCG GTGGGACAGTGAGGTGTCTTTGCCTGCTGCGGGGGTCCGTCTGTCTGTCCGAAGTGCAGCACAGGGG cgCCCTCAccctccccccctccccagccgCTGCCACATGA
- the REEP6 gene encoding receptor expression-enhancing protein 6, with translation MGSVQQRLERFLYSPGPIGDLLAQLEARTGVQRLYLASGSVAFLGLYLMFGYGASLLCNIIGFVYPAYVSIKAIESHSKEDDTMWLTYWVVYGVFSVAEFFSDLFLYWFPFYYVGKCVFLVWCMAPVPWNGSQVIYHSVIRPFFLKHHSAVDSVMGDIGTKALDAASTVTREGIKPSLNLAEFLQKAK, from the exons ATGGGCTCCGTGCAGCAGCGCCTGGAGCGCTTCCTCTACAGTCCCGGGCCGATCGGTGACCTGCTGGCTCAGCTGGAAGCCCGTACCGGCGTCCAACGGCTCTACCTGGCCTCAG GTTCCGTGGCTTTCCTGGGGCTGTACCTCATGTTCGGCTACGGCGCTTCCCTGCTCTGCAACATCATCGGCTTCGTCTACCCCGCCTACGTCTC CATCAAAGCCATCGAGAGCCACAGCAAGGAGGATGACACCATGTGGCTCACGTACTGGGTGGTGTACGGCGTCTTCAGCGTCGCCGAGTTCTTCTCCGACCTTTTCCTCTACTGGTTCCCCTTCTACTACGTCGGGAAG TGCGTGTTCCTGGTGTGGTGCATGGCCCCAGTGCCCTGGAACGGCTCCCAGGTCATCTACCACAGCGTCATCCGGCCCTTCTTCCTCAAGCACCACAGCGCCGTGGACAGCGTGATGGGTGACATCGGCACCAAGGCCCTGGACGCCGCCTCCACTGTCACCCGAGAAG GCATCAAACCATCCCTGAACCTGGCGGAGTTCCTGCAGAAGGCGAAGTAA
- the PCSK4 gene encoding proprotein convertase subtilisin/kexin type 4, with amino-acid sequence MEGEPFFHFSHRGTRQRALSRHWGWHMRLTRDPQVQWFEQQTLKRRSRRGTGVVPTDPWFPKQWYMNNDIHPDLNILTAWSRGYTGLGVVLTVLDDGLEKDHPDLAANYDPLASYDFNSNDPDPQPRYGDGDKNCHGTRCAGEVAAVANNGICGAGVAYNAKIGGVRMLDGVIMDIVEAKALSLQPQHIHIYSASWGPEDDGKTVDGPGVLAQAAFHRGVIEGRGGLGSIFIWASGNGGLNYDNCNCDGYTNSIYTVSVGTVLRDGQRPRYSESCPAILTTTYSSRTTSKVQIVTTDLHHRCTDKHTGSSASAPLAAGMVALALEANPALTWRDLQHLLIRASKPAHLQAEDWAENGVGRRVSHYYGYGLLDAGLLVQAATTWAGTQPQQKCSVKAIQVPRDIVSSLTISTDASSCSKSIRSLEHVQVQLSLSYSRRGDLVVALSSPMGTTSTLVTVRPYDTSQDGYQDWTFMSTHFWDENPKGIWTLLLENRGDDSNTGQLTSFTLHLHGTDEDMPARRSAATAADECLRRDEQGACEDCGSSLYTHNGSCLSYCPPHFYGRAQSATPRDTARVCASCHPSCYTCQGDSANTCTSCPSGRTFEDITHSCQQPAESSPCRQGRRRDMVTVTVLVCSSLLLAGVLYATYRSGKGPPCCPQARRTE; translated from the exons ATGGAGGGAGAGCCCTTCTTCCACTTCAGCCACCGCGGCACCAGGCAGAGAGCGCTGAgcaggcactgggggtggcacatGCGGCTCACCAGGGACCCCCAG GTCCAGTGGTTTGAGCAGCAGACGCTGAAGAGGCGCTCGAGGAGAGGCACCGGCGTGGTGCCCACGGATCCCTGGTTCCCCAAGCAGTGGTACATG AACAACGACATCCATCCCGACCTGAACATCCTCAcggcctggagcagaggctaCACGGGGCTGGGGGTGGTGCTGACTGTCCTGGATGATGGGCTGGAGAAGGATCATCCCGACCTGGCTGCCAACTAT GACCCGCTGGCAAGTTACGACTTCAACAGCAACGACCCCGATCCGCAGCCCCGATACGGCGACGGGGACAAAAACTG TCATGGCACACGCTGTGCAGGGGAAGTGGCAGCTGTGGCCAACAATGGGATCTGTGGTGCAGGTGTTGCCTACAACGCCAAAATCGGAG gTGTGCGGATGTTGGACGGTGTCATCATGGACATAGTGGAGGCTAAggccctgagcctgcagccccagcacatccACATCTACAGCGCCAGCTGGGGCCCCGAGGACGACGGCAAGACGGTGGATGGGCCAGGAGTGCTGGCTCAGGCTGCTTTCCACAGAGGGGTCATTGAA GGACGGGGCGGGCTCGGCTCCATCTTCATCTGGGCTTCAGGCAACGGTGGCCTCAACTATGACAACTGTAACTGTGATGGCTACACCAACAGCATCTACACGGTGTCGGTGGGCACCGTGCTGAGGGATGGGCAGCGGCCCCGCTACAGCGAGAGCTGCCCCGCCATCCTCACCACCACCTACAGCAGCAGGACCACCAGCAAGGTGCAGATT GTGACCACTGACCTGCACCACCGCTGCACAGACAAACACACCGGCAGCTCCGCCTCGGCCCCGCTGGCCGCAGGCATGGTGGCCCTGGCACTGGAGGCCAA cccagccctgacctGGCGTgacctgcagcacctcctcatCCGAGCCTCCAAACCCGCCCACCTGCAGGCAGAGGACTGGGCTGAGAATGGCGTGGGGCGCAGGG TGAGCCACTACTACGGCTACGGGCTGCTGGACGCGGGGCTGCTGGTGCAGGCGGCCACCACGTGGGCAGGGACTCAGCCCCAGCAGAAGTGTTCAGTCAAGGCCATTCAGGTCCCCAG GGACATTGTCTCCAGCCTCACCATCTCCACGGAcgcctcctcctgctccaagAGCATTCGCTCCCTGGAGCACGTCCAGGtccagctgtccctgagctACAGCCGCAGGGGGGACCTGGtggtggctctgagcagccccatgGGGACCACGTCCACGCTGGTGACAGTGCG cccctaCGACACCAGCCAGGACGGCTACCAGGACTGGACCTTCATGTCCACACACTTCTGGGATGAGAATCCCAAGGGCATCTGGACCCTCCTGCTGGAGAACAGGGGTGATGACAGCAACACAG gccaGCTGACCAGCTTCACCTTGCACCTGCATGGCACAGATGAGGACATGCCAGCCAGGCGTTCTGCAGCCACCGCCGCCGACGAGTGCCTCAGGAGGGACGAGCAGGGGGCCTGCGAGG ACTGTGGCAGCTCCCTGTACACCCACAACGGCTCCTGCCTGTCCTACTGCCCCCCACACTTCTACGGCCGAGCCCAGAGCGCCACCCCTAGGGACACTGCCCgtgtctgtgccagctgccaCCCCTCCTGCTACACCTGCCAGGGCGACTCTGCCAACACCTGCACGTCCTGCCCCTCGGGCCGCACCTTCGAGGACATTacccacagctgccagcagccgGCAGAGAGCTCACCCTGCCGGCAGGGGCGGCGCAGGGACATGGTGACTGTCACTGTCCTGgtctgcagcagcctgctgctggcaggagtgTTGTACGCCACCTACCGCTCTGGCAAAGGACCCccgtgctgtccccaggccaggaggacagagtga
- the LOC101821162 gene encoding CTD small phosphatase-like protein 2-B yields the protein MAGLGATPRTKKPPKDEQEPSTPRAAARGGAKSRQREEQSVPRGWARVPGSPTTPGKGRLVRPSPGVLTPGRDGPKKIRCKLQHTLVLELDGTLLYSSLLADGQQDATATFTTGFQASSYEVHVKLRPHVQEFLESLSKTYEIFIYTTAKKDYAKKLLEVLDPKKKLIRHCLSQSDCVCSQGCYWKDLTRLGRDLAKTVALDHTMQGFPAQAANWISVPPWSGDPEDEELLRLIPALGQLGQAGS from the exons ATGGCAGGTTTGGGGGCCACTCCACGCACGAAGAAACCCCCCAAGGATGAGCAGGAGCCCTCGACCCCGAGGGCTGCGGCTCGCGGTGGTGCCAAGAGCcggcagagagaggagcagagtgTCCCGCGGGGGTGGGCGCGGGTCCCCGGCTCCCCCACCACCCCCGGGAAGGGGCGGCTGGTCCG GCCGAGCCCTGGGGTGCTGACCCCTGGAAGGGACGGTCCCAAGAAGATCCGGTGCAAGTTGCAGCACACCCTGGTCCTGGAGCTG gatggGACCCTGCTCTACTCCTCCCTACTCGCCGACGGGCAGCAGGATGCCACGGCCACCTTCACCACGGGCTTCCAGGCGAGTTCCTACGAG GTCCACGTGAAACTGCGTCCACACGTGCAGGAGTTTTTGGAGAGCCTTTCCAAGACCTACGAG ATCTTCATCTACACCACTGCCAAGAAGGACTATGCCAAGAAgctcctggaggtgctggacCCCAAGAAGAAGCTGATCAG GCACTGCCTCTCCCAGTCCGACTGtgtctgctcccagggctgctaCTGGAAGGACCTGACCCGCCTGGGCAGGGACCTGGCCAAGACAGTGGCCCTGGACCACACCATGCAGGGCTTCCCTGCCCAG gcTGCCAACTGGATCTCGGTGCCGCCGTGGTCCGGGGACCCcgaggatgaggagctgctgcgCCTCATCCCAGCGCTGGGCCAGCTGGGCCAGGCG GGATCCTAG
- the ADAMTSL5 gene encoding ADAMTS-like protein 5, with amino-acid sequence MSEGTACPLRSSTSGARPHIPSLETLALSLGLPPPHPVPLAGVPGGARRWPHLGGDAGLGDTPVSPPCPCGSGLLLRRSWWPWRLLLLAWLSLVGTAQDPALGTPARVPEPPAQPRGTWGSWGPWSSCSSSCGDGVALRSRRCLRTSEELPCTGDPRQYRLCQLQGCPSGSVPFRAMQCSLYDNRPVLGSSARYRWVPFHGAPNLCDLNCLAEGHNFYYSFGRVLDGTRCSPGSPDLCVGGRCLSVGCDGILGSGSRPDACGHCGSGHGSCVLVHRLFQGSDPSSGYLGYVNVTKIPAGATHIKVTDKSRNYLAPAPAHPGPKARGLCHGAAAEEPRGPEPGRGCRSFIPAGRCGRCRPAKGRSQRIRHFCQSDFVFHGRILARSVVGQETRYEVEVAARYRQRFPLVSREYLWVPSTCGCPALRQGGEYLLMARRHVNHEHTLNRILLQDGGYARPWTPREARLVREAARHCPHPRPP; translated from the exons ATGTCCGAGGGCACCGCGTGTCCCCTGCGGTCCAGCACCTCCGGGGCCAG ACCCCACATCCCCTCCCTGGAGACCCTCGCGCTGTCTCTGGGATTGCCCCCACCCCACCCTGTCCCCCTCGCCGGGGTCCCCGGGGGCGCTCGGCGATGGCCTCACCTCGGTGGtgatgctgggctgggggacaccccggtgtcacccccctgtccctgcgGCTCAGGGCTCTTGCTCCGCAGGTCTTGGTGGCCGtggcggctgctgctgctggcctggctcAGCCTGGTGGGCACGGCacag gacccagccctggggacaccagcgAGGGTCCCCGAGCCCCCTGCTCAGCCCCgggggacctgggggtcctggggaccctggagctcctgctccagctcctgtggGGACGGCGTCGCCCTGCGCAGCCGGAGGTGCCTGCG GACCAGCGAGGAGCTGCCGTGCACGGGGGACCCGCGGCAGTACcggctctgccagctccag GGCTGCCCCAGCGGCTCCGTGCCCTTCCGGGCCATGCAGTGCTCCCTGTACGACAACCGGCCCGTGCTGGGCTCCTCCGCCCGCTACCGCTGGGTGCCCTTCCACGGAG ccccaAACCTCTGCGACCTCAACTGCCTGGCCGAGGGACACAACTTCTACTACAGCTTCGGGCGGGTGCTGGACGGCACCCGCTGCAGCCCCGGCTCCCCGGACCTGTGCGTCGGCGGGCGCTGCCTG AGCGTGGGCTGTGACGGGATCCTGGGCTCGGGCTCTCGCCCCGACGCCTGCGGCCACTGCGGCAGCGGCCACGGCTCGTGCGTCCTGGTGCACCGGCTGTTCCAGGGCTCGGACCCCTCCTCCG GATATTTGGGATATGTGAATGTCACCAAGATCCCGGCTGGGGCCACCCACATCAAGGTGACGGACAAGAGCCGCAACTACCTGG cccccgcccccgctCACCCCGGCCCCAAAGCCCGGGGGCTTTGCCACGGAGCCGCCGCCGAGGAGCCCCGAGGGCCGGAACCAGGACGGGGCTGCCGCAG CTTTATCCCCGCAGGGCGCTGCGGGAGGTGCCGCCCGGCCAAGGGGCGCTCCCAGCGCATCCGGCACTTCTGCCAGAGCGACTTCG TGTTCCACGGGCGGATCCTGGCGCGGTCCGTGGTGGGGCAGGAGACGCGCTACGAGGTGGAGGTGGCGGCGCGGTACCGGCAGCGCTTCCCGCTGGTGTCCCGCGAGTACCTGTGGGTGCCCAGCACCTGCGGCTGCCCCGCGCTGCGCCAGGGCGGCGAGTACCTGCTGATGGCTCGGCGCCACGTCAACCACGAGCACACCTTGAACCGCATCCTGCTGCAGGACGGCGGCTACGCCCGGCCCTGGACGCCCCGCGAGGCGCGGCTGGTGCGGGAGGCGGCCCGGCACTGCCCCCACCCCCGGCCGCCCTGA